A single region of the Hippopotamus amphibius kiboko isolate mHipAmp2 chromosome 6, mHipAmp2.hap2, whole genome shotgun sequence genome encodes:
- the LOC130855625 gene encoding transmembrane epididymal protein 1A-like: MGIIWGHLMAGIFFLLFSLYYSVLVSLALLRRQRLLKPPLPPREKRGHRWWQLVPVEGVAKVVFSLSLIFPELFYPPGTNRLMMVDWEDPQRPFVFKDEWQHVTMYGFFLLSGVVDVVSQACQARQNLKLERAAEALAFCVLVLLMVAHIENKGTLEIRGHVLLVVPAFLVGLVLIFEVWVPDQPLLWVLKTWMGLVLGSWLTQLSIVMYAPPSGQPWRGENPMDLAFLTIFFCWHLALGAALLATVYGVCSLWHRRFSFWRKAPGAKYQPCPTGEGSEELEKLRAGARRQDGGV, translated from the coding sequence ATGGGAATCATCTGGGGACACCTGATGGCAGGGATATTCTTCCTCTTGTTCTCACTCTACTACTCGGTGCTGGTGTCCTTGGCCCTGCTACGGAGACAGAGGCTCCTCAAACCCCCTCTGCCCCCAAGGGAGAAGCGAGGGCACAGGTGGTGGCAGCTGGTCCCTGTGGAAGGAGTGGCGAAGGTGGTTTTCTCCCTGAGTCTCATCTTCCCCGAGCTCTTCTACCCGCCAGGAACCAACCGGCTGATGATGGTGGACTGGGAGGACCCTCAGCGACCCTTCGTGTTCAAGGACGAGTGGCAGCACGTCACCATGTACGGGTTCTTCCTGCTCAGCGGCGTGGTGGACGTCGTGAGCCAGGCGTGTCAGGCACGGCAGAACCTGAAGCTGGAGCGAGCAGCCGAGGCTCTGGCCTTCTGCGTGCTGGTGCTGCTGATGGTGGCCCACATCGAGAACAAGGGCACCCTGGAGATCCGAGGGCACGTGCTGCTCGTGGTCCCCGCCTTCCTGGTCGGCCTGGTGCTCATCTTCGAGGTCTGGGTCCCTGACCAGCCCCTGCTCTGGGTGCTCAAGACCTGGATGGGGCTGGTCCTCGGCAGCTGGCTGACTCAGCTGAGCATCGTGATGTACGCGCCTCCCTCCGGGCAGCCCTGGAGAGGGGAGAACCCCATGGACCTTGCCTTCCTCACCATCTTCTTCTGCTGGCACCTGGCCTTAGGGGCTGCCTTGCTGGCCACCGTCTACGGTGTCTGCAGCCTCTGGCACCGTCGCTTCTCCTTTTGGAGAAAGGCCCCAGGTGCCAAGTATCAGCCGTGCCCCACAGGCGAGGGCAGTGAAGAGCTTGAGAAGCTCAGGGCAGGGGCCCGACGACAAGATGGGGGTGTCTAG